The stretch of DNA CCAAACCTCCCAAGGAGATCAAGCAGGTACTCTCTTGCAGTTAGAGGGTGGAAGTGTTAAACATCGTGGGAAAAGCGATGCAAGGCAAGGGACAGATATTACAGTCAGTGAATTATTCTATAACACACCTGCACGATTAAAATATATGAAGAGCCTGCATACAGAATTAGGTCATATTTCTGATGTTTTAAATAGAATGGCATTAGCACATCCTGAGGTTCGGATAGAAGCTTTGCATAATGACAAAGGACTTATTAAAACAAATGGGAACGGAGATATTCTTCAGGTAATTTCGCAAGTGTACGGGATGAGTGTGGCAAAACAAATGCTGCCAGTTGATGTTAAAACGCTCGATTATAGAGTGCACGGTTATATCGCTAAACCAGAAGTGACAAGGGCTTCTCGTAATTATATGTCAACCATTATTAACGGACGTTTTATACGAAATATCGGATTAAATAAAGCAATATTACAAGGCTACCATACATTATTGCCTATTGGACGATCGCCGATTGTCGTACTCAATATCGAGATGGATCCGATTCTTGTGGATGTGAATGTACACCCTGCCAAACTAGAAGTTCGATTCAGTAAGGATAAAGAGCTTTTTACATCCATTGAAAGTATGATTCGAGATCGGTTTAGAGAGATTACACTTATTCCTAAGGTAGAGAAACAACCGGTGCAGAGGCAAAAATCAGAACAATCCTCTTTTCGATTTGATTCAAATAATCGTGAAAAACAACCCATTAACTCTGATTTTTCCCAGGATTCGCGCTCTATCATACGTGATCAAACAGAAAAATTTGATCTGCCTGAAACTCGAGATAAAATGATCAATCGTGAAATAGAGCAACACGCCAATTTAGTTGATAACGATGAATCAGAGGTAACTGAAAAAGTATCGGTGGATATGTCAACATCTTCATTTGAAGCAGCACATGCTCCAAATCGAGAAGAGCAAACGAATACCATTGATAAACGTGTTCCGATGATGTATCCAATTGGACAATTGCAAGGAACTTATATTCTTGCTCAAAATGAAAATGGGTTATTTATGGTTGATCAGCATGCAGCTCAGGAACGTGTGAAATACGAATTCTTTCGTAATAAATTAGGGAAACCGATGAACGAATCTCAGGAATTATTGATACCAATGACATTTGATTTCGCTAAGCAAGAATCATTGTTCATTGAAAATCATAAAGAAGATCTCGAACAAGTTGGATTATTTTTTGAGGCTTTTGGCAATCAAACGTATGTCATCCGTTCGCATCCTACCTGGTTCCCAAAAGGATTTGAGGAGGAAGTTATCCGTGAGATGGTGGATCAAGTGATGAATGAATCCAAAATAAGCGTAGAGGGTATTCGAGAAGAAGCAGCTATTCTGATGTCTTGTAAACGCTCGATAAAAGCGAATCATTATTTAACTTCGGATGAGATGTACCAACTTCTTGAAGATTTAAGAAATACAACGGATCCTTTTACTTGCCCACACGGAAGGCCGATTATCGTTCATTTTTCGACGTATGAATTGGAGAAGATGTTTAAACGTGTAATGTAGCAGTATAAACTTACTCTTTTATGTCAAACCTAGGAACATTAAATTAATACATAGGTTAACATTTGGAGTGAGTGACATGGAAAATCAACGGTTAATTAATTTTTTGAATCAATTACTTTCGAATTACTTCGTGTTATATGTAAAATTACATCGTTACCATTGGTTTGTAAAAGGTGTTCATTTCTTCACTTTGCACGATAAATTTGAAGAAATGTATGAACAAATTACTGTTCAATTGGATGAAATTGCAGAACGTATTTTAATGATCGGTGGAAAACCTTTAGCAACAATGGCAAAATATATTAAAGAGTCTACAATAGAAGAAGCAGCTGCAGATGATGAAGAAGCGGAGATTATTCAGCAATTAGTAAAGAATATCACTCAGTTAATCAGTGAAATCCAAGAAGAAGGATATGCACTTACAGAGGAGTTTCATGATCATCCTACAGAAGATTTGTTGACAAGTCTACATGCTGATTTAGATAAAAAGAAATGGATGTTAGAATCCTATCAAAAGTGATGGGACATTTAGGGGAATGTATATGAAAGAAACTGTTATATCGATAGTCGGACCAACTGCAGTAGGAAAGTCACTACTAGGAATAGAAATGGCCAAGCGTTTTAATGGAGAAGTCATTAGTGGTGACTCTACTCAAGTATATAAAGGCATGGATATTGGCACTGCAAAAGTTACAAAAGAGGAAATGGATGGAATCATGCATCATATGATTGATATAATTTCTCCAGATGAATCCTTTTCAGTTGCTGATTTTCAATTACACGCGAAGAAATGTATTGATGACGTGTTAGGTAGAGGCAAACTTCCTATATTGGTTGGAGGTAGTGGGTTATATATACAAGCTGTTTTATATAATTATAACTTTTCAGAGCAACGTCGTGATGAGTCATTCACGAAAAAACTAGAAGAGATTATTGAAGAAGAAGGACCTAACCAATTATATACGAGACTAAAAGAAGTCGATCCTGTACAAGCTGCAAAAGTTCATCCGAATAATCATCGTAGACTCATTCGTGCCCTTGAGGTTTATGAAACTACTGGAATGACTATGACAGAGTACCAACAGCAGCAACAGCTTGAATCACCCTATCACCTAATCTTAATTGGTTTAGATATGGATAGGGATGTATTATATGATCGAATAAATCAACGCGTGGATCATATGATTGATACTGGTTTAATAGAGGAAGTCAGGGATTTAATAGACCGAGGGTATGAAAACTGTCAATCTATGCATGCAATTGGGTATAAAGAAATTATCCAGCATATTTCTGGTAATCAACCGATGGAATACGCAATCGATGCTTTAAAGCAGCATTCTAGAAAATATGCAAAGCGACAGCTTACTTGGTTTCGAAATAAAATGAATGTTCAATGGTACAAGATGGAACCGTCAATAATCGATGAAAAAATTGAATTTATTTTGAATGATTTAGCAGGAATTTTAGAAGAAAAATCGAATTAATTATTATAGATAGAAAAGAGGAGGAACTTTCCCATGGCTCAATCCGTTAATATTCAAGATCAGTACTTAAATCAGCTAAGAAAGAATCATATTTCCGTTACTGTATTTTTAACAAATGGATTTCAATTACGAGGCTTAGTAAAAGCATTTGATAATTTTACAGTTTTATTAGAAACGGATGGAAAACAGCAGCTTATCTTTAAGCATGCTATATCCACGTTCTCACCGGTTAAAAATGTTTCACTCGATAAAGAATAATGAAAAAGCCAGCAGCGATAAAGTGAACTGACCTAGTAATATGAGACAAGAAAAAGCACCTATGCTGCCTTTTCCCTGAATTGAACAGGGGAGAGGCAGTTTAATTTTGAAAACGGTCGTATATAATTGTAATAATACATGTACGATTCCACTTTTTCTAGTACAATAGAATTTGTAAGACGCATCTT from Oceanobacillus iheyensis HTE831 encodes:
- the mutL gene encoding DNA mismatch repair endonuclease MutL, with protein sequence MPIIQMPDALANKIAAGEVVERPASVVKELLENSIDAGATWIRVEIKEAGLEEIRITDNGAGMEEDDVERAFLRHATSKIKNESDLFHVKTLGFRGEALASIASVSKLSAQTSQGDQAGTLLQLEGGSVKHRGKSDARQGTDITVSELFYNTPARLKYMKSLHTELGHISDVLNRMALAHPEVRIEALHNDKGLIKTNGNGDILQVISQVYGMSVAKQMLPVDVKTLDYRVHGYIAKPEVTRASRNYMSTIINGRFIRNIGLNKAILQGYHTLLPIGRSPIVVLNIEMDPILVDVNVHPAKLEVRFSKDKELFTSIESMIRDRFREITLIPKVEKQPVQRQKSEQSSFRFDSNNREKQPINSDFSQDSRSIIRDQTEKFDLPETRDKMINREIEQHANLVDNDESEVTEKVSVDMSTSSFEAAHAPNREEQTNTIDKRVPMMYPIGQLQGTYILAQNENGLFMVDQHAAQERVKYEFFRNKLGKPMNESQELLIPMTFDFAKQESLFIENHKEDLEQVGLFFEAFGNQTYVIRSHPTWFPKGFEEEVIREMVDQVMNESKISVEGIREEAAILMSCKRSIKANHYLTSDEMYQLLEDLRNTTDPFTCPHGRPIIVHFSTYELEKMFKRVM
- a CDS encoding Dps family protein, with the translated sequence MENQRLINFLNQLLSNYFVLYVKLHRYHWFVKGVHFFTLHDKFEEMYEQITVQLDEIAERILMIGGKPLATMAKYIKESTIEEAAADDEEAEIIQQLVKNITQLISEIQEEGYALTEEFHDHPTEDLLTSLHADLDKKKWMLESYQK
- the miaA gene encoding tRNA (adenosine(37)-N6)-dimethylallyltransferase MiaA → MKETVISIVGPTAVGKSLLGIEMAKRFNGEVISGDSTQVYKGMDIGTAKVTKEEMDGIMHHMIDIISPDESFSVADFQLHAKKCIDDVLGRGKLPILVGGSGLYIQAVLYNYNFSEQRRDESFTKKLEEIIEEEGPNQLYTRLKEVDPVQAAKVHPNNHRRLIRALEVYETTGMTMTEYQQQQQLESPYHLILIGLDMDRDVLYDRINQRVDHMIDTGLIEEVRDLIDRGYENCQSMHAIGYKEIIQHISGNQPMEYAIDALKQHSRKYAKRQLTWFRNKMNVQWYKMEPSIIDEKIEFILNDLAGILEEKSN
- the hfq gene encoding RNA chaperone Hfq encodes the protein MAQSVNIQDQYLNQLRKNHISVTVFLTNGFQLRGLVKAFDNFTVLLETDGKQQLIFKHAISTFSPVKNVSLDKE